The Actinopolyspora erythraea genome has a segment encoding these proteins:
- a CDS encoding MFS transporter, whose protein sequence is MPDAMPLTREPLVRLPGRALLAVAAVVTVGILPAFLVGGLGVQLQREFGFGPAVLGLGAAGFFAVAALSSRLMGWLSERIGAVTAMRLAAVGSAVCSSGIATSRHLGWLLVMTWLAGLPNALGQPASNLLISQCVPPNRRATAFGIKQSAIPASTLLAGLAVPAVALTFSWRWAFAGAALVGLCAAIFVPARVVAHEGHATRAETGTAPPGRGVLLLIALAAGLASAAANSLGSFVTTTGVQVGFGPGAAGMVLAVGSVAGLCMRLTMGVLADRRNPNPIGVIVLLLSVGSAGFVLMAFPLPATFLVGAVVAFGAGWAWPGLLNFAVAGLYPGRVASATSVSQTGVYVGGSCGPLLFGVLASRTGLAEAWSVAGLVALLAALALWIVRRGTAARRAH, encoded by the coding sequence ATGCCGGACGCGATGCCGTTGACGCGCGAACCCCTGGTTCGACTGCCCGGACGCGCACTGCTGGCGGTCGCGGCCGTGGTGACCGTGGGCATCCTGCCCGCCTTCCTCGTCGGTGGCCTCGGCGTGCAGCTCCAGCGGGAGTTCGGTTTCGGCCCGGCCGTGCTCGGGCTCGGCGCGGCGGGGTTCTTCGCGGTGGCTGCGCTCTCCTCCCGGCTGATGGGCTGGTTGTCCGAACGGATCGGTGCCGTCACGGCGATGCGACTGGCGGCGGTGGGCAGCGCGGTGTGCTCCTCGGGGATCGCCACTTCGCGGCACCTGGGCTGGTTGCTGGTCATGACGTGGTTGGCCGGTCTGCCCAACGCCCTGGGGCAGCCGGCCTCGAACCTGCTGATCTCCCAGTGCGTGCCCCCGAACCGCCGTGCCACAGCCTTCGGCATCAAGCAGTCCGCGATCCCCGCCTCCACCCTGCTGGCGGGGCTGGCGGTTCCGGCCGTCGCGCTGACGTTCAGCTGGCGCTGGGCCTTCGCGGGCGCGGCGCTGGTGGGACTGTGCGCGGCGATCTTCGTGCCCGCGAGGGTGGTCGCGCACGAGGGGCACGCCACGAGAGCCGAGACCGGAACCGCCCCGCCGGGCAGAGGCGTACTGCTGCTGATAGCCCTGGCCGCCGGTCTCGCCTCGGCGGCGGCGAATTCGTTGGGCTCCTTCGTGACGACCACGGGGGTCCAGGTCGGGTTCGGGCCGGGTGCCGCCGGAATGGTCCTGGCGGTCGGTTCGGTGGCCGGGCTGTGCATGAGGTTGACGATGGGAGTGCTGGCCGACCGCAGGAACCCGAACCCCATAGGGGTGATCGTTCTGCTGCTGTCGGTCGGTTCCGCGGGCTTCGTGCTGATGGCCTTCCCGCTGCCGGCGACCTTCCTCGTCGGCGCGGTCGTCGCGTTCGGCGCGGGATGGGCCTGGCCGGGGCTGCTCAACTTCGCGGTCGCCGGGTTGTACCCGGGGCGCGTGGCCAGCGCGACCTCGGTCAGTCAGACCGGTGTCTACGTCGGGGGCAGCTGCGGCCCGTTGCTATTCGGCGTGCTGGCTTCCCGCACGGGACTGGCCGAGGCCTGGTCCGTCGCGGGGCTCGTCGCCCTGCTCGCCGCCCTCGCGCTGTGGATCGTCCGGCGTGGTACCGCGGCGCGGCGTGCCCACTGA
- a CDS encoding acyl-CoA dehydrogenase family protein codes for MNAGSRPDFDPRDPLGIDDELTTEQLAVRDSVRALCRDRVQPHVGDWFERGELPAARELARELGKLGVLGMHLDGYGCAGMSAVDYGVACEELEACDSGLRSLVSVQGSLAMFAIWRWGSEEQKQYWLPSMAAGETVGCFGLTEPDHGSDPASMRTSARRDGTDWVLNGRKMWITNGTIADVAVVWATTEEGIRGFVVPSDTPGFSAPEIHHKLSLRASVTSELVLDEVRLPQDAVLPEAVGLRGPLSCLNEARYGIVWGANGAAHSCLRAALDYSTTREQFGKPLAGHQLTQSKLADMAVRVHNGRLLALHLGRRKDEGKLLPQQVSFGKLDNVRGALEVARTARTVLGANGISLEYPVMRHMTNLESVLTYEGTSEMHALTIGAAMTGVQAFRD; via the coding sequence ATGAACGCCGGATCCCGCCCGGACTTCGACCCCCGTGATCCGCTGGGGATCGACGACGAGCTCACCACCGAACAACTGGCCGTCAGGGACAGTGTGCGGGCACTGTGCCGCGACCGGGTGCAGCCCCACGTGGGGGACTGGTTCGAGCGCGGCGAGCTTCCCGCCGCACGCGAGTTGGCGCGCGAGCTCGGCAAGCTCGGTGTGCTCGGGATGCACCTGGACGGCTACGGCTGTGCCGGGATGTCCGCCGTGGACTACGGGGTGGCCTGCGAGGAGCTGGAAGCCTGCGACTCCGGTCTCCGCTCGCTGGTCTCGGTGCAGGGCTCGCTGGCCATGTTCGCGATATGGCGCTGGGGGTCCGAGGAGCAGAAGCAGTACTGGTTGCCGAGCATGGCGGCGGGGGAGACCGTCGGCTGCTTCGGGTTGACCGAGCCGGACCACGGCTCGGACCCGGCCTCGATGCGCACCTCGGCACGCAGGGACGGCACGGACTGGGTGCTCAACGGTCGGAAGATGTGGATCACCAACGGCACGATCGCCGATGTGGCCGTCGTGTGGGCCACCACTGAGGAGGGAATCCGGGGGTTCGTGGTTCCCAGCGACACACCGGGGTTCAGCGCGCCGGAGATCCACCACAAGCTCTCGCTGCGCGCCTCGGTCACCAGTGAGTTGGTGCTCGACGAGGTCCGATTGCCGCAGGACGCGGTGCTGCCGGAGGCCGTGGGGCTGCGCGGCCCGCTGAGCTGTCTGAACGAGGCCAGGTACGGCATCGTCTGGGGAGCCAACGGCGCGGCGCACAGCTGTCTGCGCGCCGCTCTGGACTACTCCACCACCCGCGAGCAGTTCGGCAAGCCGCTGGCCGGTCACCAGCTCACCCAGTCCAAGCTCGCCGACATGGCGGTGCGGGTGCACAACGGTCGGCTGCTGGCACTGCACCTGGGGCGGCGCAAGGACGAGGGCAAACTGCTGCCGCAGCAGGTCAGCTTCGGCAAGCTGGACAATGTGCGCGGGGCGTTGGAGGTGGCCCGCACCGCGCGGACCGTGCTGGGGGCCAACGGGATCTCGCTGGAGTACCCGGTGATGCGGCACATGACCAACCTCGAGTCCGTGCTGACCTACGAGGGAACCTCCGAGATGCACGCGCTGACGATCGGGGCGGCCATGACGGGGGTGCAGGCCTTCCGGGACTGA